The following proteins are co-located in the Siansivirga zeaxanthinifaciens CC-SAMT-1 genome:
- a CDS encoding M1 family metallopeptidase, whose translation MKLLHIYTFLLLCFVINAQQTDRVDFKTAQANIGFGDLKQNEISGTVLYTFEIKKHTDSIYLDAKNFDSVSYVLDGNIINNYYDGNHIIIKHPFKANTKHTVAVTWKTRPKKAMYFIDWKLLEGRKQIWTQGQGKYTSNWLPSIDDMNDKIEFDLTIEFNKDYEVIANGKLVNKEIKDYTTIWQYDMQKPMASYLVALAIGKYNKSIAFSNSNLPLEMYYYSEDSIKFEPTYRYTKQIFDFLENEIGVPYPWQNYKQVPVKDFLYAGMENTSTTIFSDAFVIDSIAFKDKNYVNVNAHELAHQWFGDLVTETSGTHHWLQEGFATYYALLAEKQLFGDNYYYWQLYEYAQELKEQDLAGSGTSLLNPESSSITFYKRGAWVLHMLREKVGDAAFKNAVKNYLEKHQFKNVETNDFISEVETVSHKKLHDFVEKWIKSTFFNYDEALESLKKSVFIQEYLMVDCEAYTSKCNDYINSGISNEAKVKVVSQLKNRLTNEAFNNPLKVRQTLAKTLTSIPLELKASYESLLKDASYITIETALYNLWVNFPQEREKYLNQTKNIKGFNDNNIRILWLTLALVTEDFEPENKSSYFNELTNYTSTLYDFETRQNAFMFLNQIKACNEFCKSNLKEATKHHNWRFSSFAKELIKE comes from the coding sequence ATGAAGCTGCTACATATTTATACTTTTTTATTGCTCTGTTTTGTTATAAATGCACAGCAAACAGACCGTGTCGATTTTAAAACAGCCCAAGCTAACATTGGTTTTGGCGATTTAAAACAAAACGAAATATCGGGTACTGTTTTATATACATTTGAAATTAAAAAGCATACCGATTCTATATATTTAGATGCTAAAAATTTCGATAGTGTATCTTATGTTTTAGATGGTAATATTATAAACAATTATTACGATGGTAACCATATCATAATTAAACATCCTTTTAAAGCCAACACCAAACATACTGTTGCAGTTACCTGGAAAACGCGCCCTAAAAAAGCCATGTATTTTATTGATTGGAAATTATTAGAAGGACGCAAACAAATATGGACACAAGGGCAGGGGAAATACACCAGTAATTGGTTGCCTTCAATTGACGATATGAACGACAAAATTGAATTCGATTTAACGATAGAGTTTAATAAAGATTACGAAGTTATTGCCAATGGAAAACTAGTAAACAAAGAAATTAAAGACTATACAACCATTTGGCAATACGATATGCAAAAGCCCATGGCAAGTTATTTAGTAGCTTTAGCTATTGGAAAATATAATAAATCGATAGCATTTTCTAACAGTAATTTGCCTTTAGAAATGTATTATTACTCTGAAGATTCTATAAAATTTGAACCCACATATCGCTACACAAAACAAATTTTCGATTTTTTAGAAAATGAAATTGGCGTTCCATATCCCTGGCAAAATTATAAACAGGTTCCAGTAAAAGATTTTTTATACGCTGGCATGGAAAATACCAGTACCACCATTTTTTCTGATGCCTTTGTTATAGATTCCATTGCCTTTAAAGATAAAAATTATGTAAATGTTAACGCCCACGAACTGGCTCACCAATGGTTTGGCGATTTGGTTACCGAAACGTCTGGAACGCACCATTGGCTTCAAGAGGGTTTTGCTACCTATTACGCCTTGCTCGCAGAAAAACAGCTTTTTGGAGACAACTACTATTACTGGCAATTGTACGAGTATGCTCAAGAATTAAAAGAGCAGGATTTAGCTGGAAGTGGTACCTCGCTTTTAAATCCAGAATCTAGTAGCATCACATTTTACAAACGTGGTGCTTGGGTATTACATATGTTACGAGAAAAAGTAGGGGATGCTGCTTTTAAAAACGCTGTTAAAAACTACTTAGAAAAGCATCAGTTTAAAAATGTTGAAACAAACGATTTTATTTCAGAAGTTGAAACAGTAAGTCATAAAAAGTTGCATGATTTTGTTGAAAAATGGATAAAAAGTACTTTTTTTAATTACGACGAGGCTTTAGAAAGTTTGAAAAAATCGGTGTTTATACAAGAATACCTCATGGTCGATTGCGAAGCCTACACGTCTAAGTGTAACGACTATATAAACTCTGGAATTTCCAATGAAGCGAAAGTTAAAGTGGTAAGCCAATTAAAAAACAGATTAACCAACGAGGCTTTTAACAATCCGCTTAAAGTGCGTCAGACTTTGGCAAAAACATTAACCAGCATTCCGTTAGAATTAAAAGCTTCTTATGAATCGCTTTTAAAAGATGCGTCCTATATAACCATAGAAACGGCCTTGTATAACTTATGGGTTAATTTTCCGCAGGAGCGGGAAAAATATTTAAATCAAACCAAAAATATTAAAGGATTTAACGACAATAATATTCGCATACTTTGGCTTACACTGGCTTTGGTAACCGAAGATTTTGAACCTGAAAACAAATCAAGCTATTTTAACGAATTAACCAATTACACCAGCACTTTATACGATTTTGAAACCCGACAAAATGCCTTCATGTTTTTAAATCAAATTAAGGCTTGTAACGAATTCTGCAAATCGAATTTAAAAGAAGCTACCAAGCACCACAACTGGCGGTTTTCGAGTTTTGCAAAAGAATTAATTAAAGAATAA
- a CDS encoding patatin-like phospholipase family protein gives MKALVISGGGSKGAFAGGVAQYLIEDLKREYQIFIGTSTGSLLVSHLALNKIEKIKSVYTNVNNNSIFSVCPFIVKQKHGADNIAINHINVLINFLRGSKTFGESHNLKRLIRQNLTETDFKTLKKTSKDIVVTVSNLSLNQVEYKSIQDYDYDEFIEWIWISCNYTPFMSLVKKNGCEYADGGLGNMVPIEEAINRGATEVDAIILQTEVSHYNRMPSRNPFSLMTNMFTFMLDRIESQNIKIGKHVANHNNAIINFYYTPTILTTNSLIFNKAKMTKWWQSGYDFARFKNQELSPLEE, from the coding sequence ATGAAAGCATTAGTAATTTCTGGCGGCGGAAGTAAAGGGGCTTTTGCTGGTGGTGTAGCCCAATATCTTATTGAAGATTTAAAACGCGAATATCAAATTTTTATTGGTACCTCTACTGGTAGTTTATTAGTGTCTCATTTGGCATTAAATAAGATCGAAAAAATTAAATCGGTTTACACCAACGTTAATAATAACAGTATTTTTAGTGTTTGCCCTTTTATTGTGAAACAGAAACATGGTGCCGATAATATTGCTATTAACCACATTAATGTTCTTATAAATTTTCTTCGAGGAAGTAAAACTTTTGGAGAAAGTCATAATTTAAAACGATTAATTCGCCAAAATTTAACCGAAACCGATTTTAAGACTCTTAAAAAAACATCTAAAGACATTGTGGTTACGGTCTCAAACTTATCGCTTAATCAAGTTGAATATAAAAGCATTCAGGATTACGATTATGATGAGTTTATTGAATGGATTTGGATTTCCTGTAATTATACGCCTTTTATGTCTTTGGTTAAAAAAAATGGTTGTGAATATGCCGATGGCGGACTGGGTAATATGGTGCCCATTGAAGAAGCCATCAACAGAGGCGCAACCGAAGTGGATGCTATTATTCTTCAAACCGAAGTGTCGCATTATAACAGAATGCCCTCGCGAAATCCGTTTTCGTTAATGACCAATATGTTTACGTTTATGTTAGATAGAATTGAATCTCAAAACATTAAAATTGGTAAACACGTGGCAAATCATAACAATGCGATTATAAATTTTTATTACACACCAACCATTTTAACAACCAACTCATTAATTTTTAATAAAGCAAAAATGACGAAATGGTGGCAAAGTGGTTATGATTTTGCACGATTTAAAAACCAGGAGTTAAGTCCGTTAGAAGAATAA
- a CDS encoding DUF7935 family protein, translating into MDSSRIIDLLLFCIPSLITGLIAYYFFKEHTKNEDGRRRFLLQKDLQVTALPMRLQAYERMTLFLERLTPSKLLVRVHPTSTNKEDYENLLIQSIEQEFEHNLTQQIYLSDKLWNIITAAKNSTIQLIRKASLLEKTNSANKLREVVLTEMLDRRAPSDTALTYLKEEVKEFL; encoded by the coding sequence ATGGATTCATCTAGAATTATCGACTTGCTTTTATTCTGTATACCTTCATTAATAACAGGATTAATTGCCTATTATTTTTTTAAAGAACATACTAAAAATGAAGATGGCCGACGCCGATTTTTGCTTCAAAAAGATTTACAGGTAACCGCCTTACCAATGCGCTTACAAGCTTACGAACGTATGACGCTTTTTTTAGAGCGTTTAACGCCATCTAAATTGCTTGTACGAGTGCATCCAACATCGACTAATAAAGAAGATTACGAAAACTTATTAATACAAAGTATAGAGCAGGAATTCGAGCATAATTTAACTCAACAGATTTATTTAAGTGATAAATTATGGAACATTATTACTGCTGCCAAAAATTCAACCATACAATTAATTAGAAAAGCTAGTTTACTGGAAAAAACGAATTCGGCTAATAAACTGCGTGAAGTTGTTTTAACTGAAATGTTAGACAGACGAGCGCCTAGCGATACCGCTTTAACTTATTTAAAAGAAGAAGTAAAAGAGTTTTTATAA
- a CDS encoding FMN-binding glutamate synthase family protein, translated as MIFFMFSMADIRWWMWIVIFLILVAIRDIFIQKKHTISHNFPIVGHLRYMLEKIGPELRQYLVANNREELPFNRIERGWIYASAKKENNYEGFGTDRDIYAHQHIFINNAMMPFKINETHPNTIDKTFLPCAKVMGVHNKRRKPFRPASVINVSAMSFGSLSAKAVESLNKGVKIAGAYHNTGEGGLSPYHSYGGDVIFHFGTGYFGVRDEDGNFSMEKLVKLVENNPFVRAIEIKLSQGAKPGKGGVLPGSKITKEIAEIRHVAIGKDVLSPPNHSAFSNVPEMVEFIENIAEATGLPVGIKAAIGKLEQWEELADIMVATGKGPDFITVDGGEGGTGAAPPSFADHVSLPWVYGFSDLYKLFQNKGLTERIVFIGSGKLGFPAKAAMAFAMGADCINVAREAMMSIGCIQAQVCHNNRCPSGIATQSKWLQSGIDPTLKSERLAQYFKTFRKELIEITHAAGYEHPCEFKMSDIEINVDDHNISSELDKTYKYEKTPVPFTSMQSLKECLYLGGSKTN; from the coding sequence ATGATTTTCTTTATGTTTTCGATGGCAGACATTCGTTGGTGGATGTGGATTGTAATCTTTTTAATTCTGGTTGCTATTCGAGATATTTTTATTCAAAAAAAACACACCATAAGTCATAATTTCCCTATAGTAGGCCATTTACGATACATGCTAGAAAAAATAGGTCCCGAATTAAGGCAGTACTTAGTTGCTAACAATCGAGAAGAATTACCATTTAACCGTATTGAGCGCGGTTGGATTTATGCTTCAGCAAAAAAAGAGAATAATTATGAAGGTTTTGGTACCGATAGAGATATTTATGCGCACCAGCACATCTTTATAAATAATGCCATGATGCCTTTTAAAATTAACGAAACGCATCCTAACACCATCGATAAAACTTTTTTACCCTGTGCTAAAGTTATGGGCGTACATAACAAACGTAGAAAACCGTTTAGACCAGCATCGGTAATTAATGTATCGGCTATGAGTTTTGGTTCGCTTTCTGCAAAAGCTGTAGAATCTTTAAATAAAGGTGTTAAAATTGCTGGAGCTTACCACAACACTGGCGAAGGCGGGTTATCTCCATACCACAGTTATGGCGGTGATGTTATTTTTCATTTTGGAACCGGATATTTTGGAGTACGAGATGAAGATGGTAATTTCTCGATGGAAAAATTGGTAAAACTTGTTGAAAACAACCCCTTTGTTCGTGCCATAGAAATAAAGTTATCGCAAGGCGCTAAACCTGGAAAAGGCGGTGTCTTACCAGGTTCTAAAATAACAAAAGAAATTGCCGAAATACGCCACGTTGCCATAGGAAAAGATGTTTTGTCCCCACCAAACCATTCGGCATTTTCCAATGTGCCCGAAATGGTTGAGTTTATAGAAAACATTGCAGAAGCCACTGGTTTACCCGTTGGTATAAAGGCTGCTATAGGAAAATTAGAACAATGGGAAGAATTAGCCGATATTATGGTTGCAACCGGTAAAGGTCCCGATTTTATTACGGTTGATGGTGGCGAAGGCGGCACTGGAGCGGCGCCTCCTAGTTTTGCAGATCATGTGTCGTTACCTTGGGTTTATGGTTTTAGCGATTTGTATAAATTGTTTCAAAATAAAGGACTTACCGAGCGCATTGTATTTATTGGAAGTGGTAAACTGGGGTTTCCTGCCAAAGCAGCCATGGCTTTTGCGATGGGTGCCGATTGTATAAATGTCGCTCGCGAAGCCATGATGAGTATTGGGTGTATACAAGCACAAGTTTGCCACAACAACCGCTGTCCTAGTGGTATAGCAACACAAAGTAAATGGTTGCAAAGCGGCATCGATCCTACTTTAAAATCGGAGCGTTTGGCACAATATTTTAAGACTTTTAGAAAAGAATTAATAGAAATAACTCATGCTGCCGGTTACGAACATCCGTGTGAATTTAAAATGAGTGATATCGAAATAAATGTAGACGACCATAATATTTCATCGGAATTAGATAAAACCTACAAATACGAGAAAACCCCTGTACCGTTTACTAGTATGCAATCTTTAAAAGAATGTTTATATTTGGGAGGCTCTAAAACTAATTAA
- a CDS encoding DUF748 domain-containing protein, with translation MTKKLQIFSLILVPVLVALYIVFHFYVKSSIKNYLNNTLSKDFNIQYEDFNLNVFKGSVHFDNVIFETKTIHSDKPAIILKLKTLSVENFKYINYLITKNIDVSAIKLKQPEIKYYKKPSKPHSKPLKNLKNILKIGTFDVSKAQFKMFNTETDSLLLSSDNFNFQLKNIELNNETLKSKIPLKYKDYHVSFDSFFYKMNAFDNLKIGHSEITSKNMDLDTFKIYTKHSKLSLSKHLLIERDHANLICDKIEINNYDFGLKNDTLFYFNSPKISIKKPSLDLFTDKLVANKRSFKPLYSRLLRELKFSLAIDEVEINEGDLTYSERVKNNNFDGKITFSKLNANLQNLGNTYKNVKTTINIEANFMKQAPIKAFWNFDVNDLNDHFNFSAKISNLKVRDINEFSEPNLNLQFQGAIDELDFNIVRNNMKSNIDLKIKYENLKIEPLRKDHKTINILESKLISLFIFNKSETNKFRESHKEGIIRDPSKSFFSFVWLNTKTGLFDALTNRNASSHKKPS, from the coding sequence ATGACTAAAAAACTTCAAATCTTCTCACTCATATTAGTGCCTGTATTAGTAGCATTATATATTGTTTTTCACTTTTACGTGAAATCATCTATTAAAAATTACCTGAATAACACCTTATCTAAAGACTTCAATATTCAATATGAAGATTTTAATTTGAATGTTTTTAAAGGCAGTGTTCATTTCGATAATGTCATTTTTGAAACCAAAACTATCCATAGTGACAAACCTGCTATTATTCTGAAATTAAAGACATTATCGGTTGAAAACTTTAAGTACATTAACTATCTAATTACTAAAAACATAGATGTTAGCGCCATTAAATTGAAACAACCAGAAATTAAATACTATAAAAAACCATCTAAACCACATTCTAAACCTTTAAAAAATTTAAAAAACATTCTTAAAATTGGAACTTTTGATGTCTCAAAAGCACAGTTTAAAATGTTTAACACCGAAACCGATTCTTTGTTGTTGTCTTCAGATAACTTCAACTTTCAATTAAAAAATATCGAATTAAACAATGAAACTTTAAAAAGTAAAATTCCTTTAAAATACAAGGATTACCATGTGAGTTTTGATTCGTTTTTTTATAAAATGAATGCCTTTGATAATTTAAAAATTGGACATTCTGAAATTACTTCAAAAAACATGGATCTCGATACATTCAAAATTTATACAAAACACTCGAAGCTAAGTTTGTCGAAACACTTGTTAATAGAGCGCGATCATGCCAATTTAATATGTGATAAAATAGAAATTAACAACTACGATTTCGGTTTAAAAAACGACACGCTATTTTATTTTAACTCTCCAAAAATTAGCATAAAAAAACCAAGTTTAGATTTATTCACAGATAAACTAGTTGCTAACAAACGTAGTTTCAAACCGCTTTACAGTAGGCTTTTAAGAGAGTTGAAATTTTCACTAGCTATTGATGAAGTCGAAATTAATGAAGGTGATTTAACCTATTCTGAACGCGTTAAAAACAATAATTTTGATGGAAAAATTACATTTTCAAAGCTTAATGCGAACTTACAGAATTTAGGAAACACCTACAAGAATGTAAAAACTACAATAAATATAGAGGCTAATTTTATGAAGCAGGCACCAATTAAAGCGTTTTGGAATTTTGATGTTAATGACCTAAACGACCATTTTAATTTTAGTGCTAAAATCTCTAATTTAAAAGTTCGTGATATTAACGAATTTTCAGAACCCAATTTAAATCTTCAATTTCAGGGCGCGATTGATGAGCTGGATTTTAATATTGTTAGAAATAATATGAAATCGAATATCGATTTAAAAATAAAATACGAAAACTTAAAAATTGAACCGCTAAGAAAAGACCATAAAACCATTAATATACTGGAATCTAAACTCATTAGTTTATTTATTTTCAACAAAAGTGAAACCAATAAATTTAGAGAATCCCACAAAGAAGGGATTATACGAGACCCATCGAAATCTTTCTTCAGTTTTGTTTGGCTAAACACCAAAACGGGTTTATTTGATGCATTAACCAACCGAAATGCTTCATCACACAAAAAGCCATCGTAA
- a CDS encoding ATP-dependent helicase: MEKYLSQLNEAQLAPTLQKDGPMIVIAGAGSGKTRVLTYRIAYLMHQGVDPFNILSLTFTNKAAREMKERIATIVGQSEAKNLWMGTFHSVFAKILRTEADRLGYPSNFTIYDSQDSDRLIGAIIKEMGLDKDIYKAKQIRSRISSYKNSLITVRAYFQNPELIEADTMARRPRLGDIYKEYVERCFKAGAMDFDDLLLKTNELLTRFPEVLMKYQNRFKYILVDEYQDTNHSQYLIVRALSDKFQNICVVGDDAQSIYAFRGANINNILNFQKDYDDVKLFRLEQNYRSTKNIVNAANSIIDKNETKLDKVVWTANNEGGKIIVNRSLTDSDEGRYVASTIWETKMQNQLKNSDFAVLYRTNAQSRSIEDGLRKRDIPYRIYGGVSFYQRKEIKDVLSYLRLIINPADEEALKRIINFPPRGIGNTTIDKLVVAANSYKRSIFEVMKNIDKTEIRLNAGTRTKLLDFVTMIESYQVLNETADVFELAEYVTRKTGLIQEFKKDTTPEGVTRMENIEELLNGMKDFVEGQKEIADTTGSLAEFLEDVALATDLDADKGDADHVALMTIHLAKGLEFPHVFIVGLEEDLFPSAMSMGTRSELEEERRLFYVALTRAEKQAYLTYALSRYRWGKLVDSEPSRFIGEIDEAYLDIVTPMEERRFNPMLDADIFGDVMPSRTSTTDPNKIRFKPAKQAVLKKSMGEKKEPVKFQVTTPKNLKPVSKANDTENTNLFDNKLAVGNIVKHLRFGSGEVLSIEGVGADVKAEIKFQHGGVKKLLLRFAKLEVIG; the protein is encoded by the coding sequence TTGGAAAAATATTTAAGTCAATTAAACGAAGCTCAATTAGCACCAACCTTACAAAAAGATGGCCCAATGATTGTTATTGCGGGTGCGGGTTCTGGTAAAACGCGAGTTTTAACCTATAGAATTGCTTACTTGATGCATCAAGGTGTCGATCCCTTCAATATTTTATCATTAACATTTACCAACAAAGCGGCACGCGAAATGAAAGAGCGTATTGCAACTATTGTGGGACAAAGTGAAGCTAAAAATTTGTGGATGGGTACGTTCCACTCGGTTTTTGCCAAAATTTTACGCACCGAAGCCGATCGTTTGGGCTATCCGAGTAATTTCACCATTTACGATTCTCAAGATTCAGACAGGCTTATAGGAGCTATTATAAAAGAAATGGGGCTCGATAAAGACATTTATAAAGCCAAACAAATTAGATCCAGAATATCTTCTTATAAAAATAGTTTAATTACGGTGCGTGCTTATTTTCAAAATCCGGAATTAATTGAAGCCGACACCATGGCACGAAGACCACGATTAGGAGATATTTACAAAGAATATGTAGAGCGTTGCTTTAAAGCTGGCGCTATGGATTTTGATGATTTACTTTTAAAAACCAACGAGTTACTAACCCGTTTTCCCGAGGTTTTAATGAAATATCAAAACCGTTTTAAATATATTTTAGTAGACGAGTACCAAGATACCAACCACTCCCAATACCTTATCGTTCGGGCTTTGTCCGATAAATTTCAAAATATATGTGTGGTAGGAGACGATGCACAAAGTATTTATGCCTTTCGTGGAGCGAACATCAACAATATTTTAAATTTCCAAAAAGATTACGACGATGTTAAACTTTTTAGGCTGGAACAAAATTATCGTTCTACTAAAAATATTGTAAATGCTGCCAATTCTATTATCGATAAAAACGAAACGAAACTCGATAAAGTTGTTTGGACAGCCAATAATGAGGGCGGTAAAATTATAGTAAACCGTTCGTTAACCGATAGCGACGAAGGTCGTTATGTAGCCAGTACCATTTGGGAAACCAAAATGCAAAATCAATTAAAAAACAGTGATTTTGCGGTTTTATACAGAACCAATGCGCAATCGCGTTCTATAGAAGACGGTCTGCGCAAACGAGATATTCCTTATAGAATTTATGGCGGTGTGTCTTTCTATCAAAGAAAAGAGATAAAAGATGTTTTATCGTACCTGCGATTAATTATAAATCCTGCCGATGAAGAAGCTTTAAAACGAATAATTAATTTTCCTCCAAGAGGCATCGGTAATACAACCATCGATAAATTAGTTGTTGCAGCCAACAGTTACAAGCGTTCGATTTTTGAAGTAATGAAAAACATCGATAAAACTGAAATACGATTAAATGCTGGCACAAGAACTAAATTATTAGATTTTGTAACCATGATTGAAAGTTATCAGGTGTTAAATGAAACTGCCGATGTTTTCGAATTAGCAGAATATGTAACCAGAAAAACAGGATTAATTCAGGAATTTAAAAAAGATACGACACCGGAAGGGGTAACCCGTATGGAAAATATCGAGGAACTTTTAAATGGTATGAAAGATTTTGTTGAAGGTCAGAAAGAAATCGCCGATACCACTGGTTCTTTGGCCGAGTTCCTTGAAGATGTGGCTCTGGCAACCGATTTAGATGCCGATAAAGGTGATGCCGATCATGTGGCGCTAATGACCATTCACTTGGCTAAAGGATTGGAGTTTCCTCATGTGTTTATTGTTGGTCTGGAAGAAGATTTATTCCCAAGCGCCATGAGTATGGGAACACGAAGTGAATTAGAAGAAGAGCGTCGATTATTTTACGTGGCGCTTACTCGTGCCGAAAAACAAGCCTATTTAACTTATGCTTTGTCGCGGTATCGTTGGGGTAAATTAGTCGATTCGGAACCCAGTCGTTTTATTGGGGAAATAGACGAAGCATATTTAGATATTGTAACACCTATGGAAGAACGTCGTTTTAACCCGATGCTAGATGCCGATATTTTTGGCGATGTTATGCCTAGCCGCACATCTACAACCGATCCTAATAAAATTCGTTTTAAACCTGCTAAACAAGCCGTTTTAAAGAAATCGATGGGAGAGAAAAAAGAACCTGTGAAATTTCAGGTTACAACGCCTAAAAATTTAAAACCCGTTTCTAAAGCTAACGATACCGAAAACACGAATTTATTTGATAATAAACTGGCCGTTGGAAACATTGTAAAACATTTACGTTTTGGTTCGGGTGAAGTATTAAGTATCGAAGGTGTTGGTGCCGATGTAAAAGCCGAAATTAAGTTTCAGCATGGCGGTGTTAAAAAATTACTTTTGCGCTTTGCGAAGTTGGAAGTTATTGGCTAA
- a CDS encoding L-threonylcarbamoyladenylate synthase, whose amino-acid sequence MAEFIRIYEENPNPKEIDRVVAVLKRGGLIIYPTDTVYGLGCDINNIKALERVAQIKKVKLEKSNFSFICHDLSHLSDYVKQIDTSTFKILKRALPGPYTFILPGSKSLPNPFKKKTTVGIRVPANNIALEIVKKLGNPIISTSIRDEDEVIEYTTDPELILEKWDRLVDLVIDGGYGDNNPSTVIDLSEAEPVVVREGKGSLEIF is encoded by the coding sequence ATGGCCGAATTTATTAGAATATATGAAGAAAATCCGAATCCGAAAGAAATCGATCGGGTCGTGGCGGTGTTAAAACGTGGCGGACTCATAATTTATCCTACCGATACCGTTTATGGTTTGGGCTGTGACATTAACAATATTAAAGCCTTGGAACGGGTGGCTCAAATAAAAAAAGTGAAGCTTGAAAAATCAAACTTTTCATTTATTTGTCACGATTTGAGTCATTTAAGCGATTATGTAAAACAAATAGATACATCGACTTTTAAAATATTAAAACGGGCGCTTCCGGGGCCTTATACATTTATCCTTCCGGGTTCGAAGTCGTTACCAAACCCGTTTAAGAAAAAAACAACGGTGGGTATTCGTGTACCAGCGAATAACATTGCTTTAGAAATTGTAAAAAAACTAGGAAACCCAATTATTTCGACCTCCATTCGTGATGAAGATGAAGTAATTGAATATACCACAGACCCCGAACTTATTTTAGAAAAATGGGACCGTTTAGTCGATTTGGTTATTGATGGCGGTTACGGCGACAACAACCCATCGACGGTTATCGATTTATCGGAAGCCGAACCTGTGGTGGTTAGAGAAGGTAAAGGTAGTTTGGAGATTTTTTAA
- a CDS encoding YebC/PmpR family DNA-binding transcriptional regulator, which translates to MGRAFEFRKARKMKRWSAMSKAFTRIGKDIVMAVKEGGPDPDSNARLRAVIQNAKSVNMPKDNVERAIKRASDKSQGDYKEVIFEGYAPHGIAILVETATDNNTRTVANVRSYFNKCDGSLGTSGSVVFMFDHTCNFRINGEGLDPEELELEFIDYGAEEVFADEDGILIYAPFESFGAIQSELESRNIEILSSGFERIPQVTKKLTPEQAADVEKLLEKLDDDDDVQNVYHTMEESED; encoded by the coding sequence ATGGGAAGAGCTTTTGAGTTTAGAAAAGCACGTAAAATGAAACGTTGGTCTGCCATGAGTAAAGCCTTTACTCGCATTGGCAAAGATATTGTAATGGCTGTTAAAGAAGGTGGTCCAGATCCAGACAGTAATGCACGTTTAAGAGCGGTAATACAGAATGCAAAGTCTGTAAACATGCCAAAAGACAACGTGGAGCGTGCTATAAAACGCGCCAGCGACAAAAGTCAGGGTGATTATAAAGAAGTTATTTTTGAAGGCTATGCCCCGCACGGTATTGCAATTCTAGTAGAAACCGCCACCGATAACAACACCCGAACTGTTGCCAATGTGCGTAGTTATTTTAATAAATGCGATGGTAGTTTAGGTACTTCGGGTTCGGTAGTGTTTATGTTCGATCATACTTGTAATTTTAGAATTAATGGCGAAGGCTTAGATCCTGAAGAATTAGAACTAGAATTTATCGATTATGGTGCTGAAGAAGTTTTTGCCGACGAAGATGGCATCTTAATTTATGCACCTTTTGAAAGCTTTGGAGCCATCCAATCGGAATTAGAATCTAGAAACATTGAAATTTTATCTTCAGGTTTCGAGCGTATTCCACAAGTAACTAAAAAACTAACACCCGAGCAGGCTGCCGATGTAGAGAAACTACTTGAAAAACTTGATGATGATGACGACGTTCAAAATGTTTATCATACCATGGAAGAATCGGAAGATTAA
- a CDS encoding 4a-hydroxytetrahydrobiopterin dehydratase, with protein MTKLSEKDIETRLLQFPEWDYYDDAIHAEFEFENFKDCFSAMSRIAFECEALNHHPDWSNTYNILTVSLSTHDAQGVTEKDFKLAAAIEAIVEPEDEE; from the coding sequence ATGACTAAATTATCGGAAAAAGATATAGAAACCAGATTATTACAATTTCCAGAATGGGATTACTATGATGATGCCATTCACGCCGAATTTGAATTTGAAAACTTTAAAGACTGCTTTAGTGCCATGAGCCGTATTGCTTTCGAGTGCGAAGCTTTAAATCATCATCCCGATTGGTCGAATACCTATAATATTTTAACGGTATCATTATCTACACACGATGCCCAAGGTGTAACCGAAAAAGATTTTAAACTGGCCGCAGCTATTGAAGCTATTGTTGAGCCAGAAGATGAAGAATAA